Proteins from a genomic interval of Methanobrevibacter sp.:
- a CDS encoding ATPase — translation MVYDKTALLNHINRIREEIGHEKVNIDIKDVLFDKEDNEMWIITNDRPDKSAIIGKGGWVVGRLREELEINSIHVESYSDFLQKEYRMELSLNKLNSFVKENFNEIDVEDKLNYGSFLALNNLIDILKIKLDNLYSFNFHKYFKDLDESPYDYFESERPVAIVALSGGTDSSFSLILAKRLGFNPIAITVDPGTIVLPNQFRYNIDKLVSDLDVPHEYIEVDYTELVEESFTGRFHPCGRCSKIIEETVYKYAIENDVPIVIFGDMLATGSQCITEQFIDLDNDFQNIDENNENEISNVDKEIEKNKIIRLNLPAALSVSKLENKSLTSHYNLSKFKGFGCPLLYEVHKKFPHMKKYSIQRILRETRSGVLEPGEALDLIWSFYKTD, via the coding sequence ATGGTTTATGATAAGACAGCTCTTCTAAATCATATTAATCGAATCAGAGAAGAAATAGGTCATGAAAAGGTTAATATAGACATTAAGGATGTTCTTTTTGATAAGGAAGATAATGAGATGTGGATAATCACCAATGACCGTCCGGACAAATCAGCAATCATCGGAAAGGGAGGATGGGTTGTTGGAAGGCTTAGAGAAGAGCTAGAAATAAATAGCATTCATGTTGAAAGTTACAGCGATTTCCTCCAAAAGGAATATAGGATGGAGCTTTCATTGAATAAGCTTAATTCATTCGTAAAGGAGAATTTCAATGAGATTGATGTTGAGGATAAATTGAATTATGGCTCCTTTTTAGCATTGAATAATCTAATAGATATTTTAAAGATAAAATTGGACAATTTGTATTCCTTCAATTTCCATAAATACTTCAAGGATTTGGATGAAAGCCCATATGATTACTTTGAATCAGAAAGGCCAGTGGCCATTGTGGCATTGTCCGGTGGAACAGACAGCAGCTTTTCACTTATCTTGGCAAAGAGATTGGGATTCAATCCGATAGCAATTACAGTAGACCCTGGAACAATTGTCCTGCCAAACCAATTCAGATATAATATTGACAAATTGGTAAGCGATTTGGATGTTCCCCATGAGTATATTGAAGTGGATTATACAGAATTGGTTGAAGAGTCATTCACTGGCAGATTCCACCCTTGCGGCAGATGTTCGAAAATCATTGAAGAGACTGTATATAAGTATGCTATAGAAAATGATGTTCCTATTGTAATCTTTGGTGATATGTTGGCTACTGGAAGTCAATGCATAACCGAACAATTTATAGATTTGGATAATGATTTCCAGAATATTGATGAAAACAATGAAAATGAGATAAGTAATGTAGATAAGGAGATTGAAAAAAATAAGATTATTAGACTCAACTTACCTGCTGCATTATCCGTATCAAAATTAGAGAACAAATCATTGACTAGCCATTATAATTTAAGCAAGTTTAAAGGATTCGGATGTCCTTTGTTGTATGAAGTTCATAAGAAGTTTCCTCATATGAAAAAGTACTCAATTCAGAGAATTTTAAGGGAAACCCGTTCAGGTGTATTGGAACCTGGTGAGGCATTGGACTTGATTTGGAGTTTCTATAAGACTGATTAA
- a CDS encoding DUF359 domain-containing protein — translation MFKLNEDLIGEFKKPLGELYADFEDAIPMIKEADFLISVGDQTTKNLLDNDLVPDLGIIDNRIQRKDHDYDIIRTENILNADNPAGTITENLWETIEQAISLTLEDSENRIIVVKGEEDLAVLPCLLIAPEDAVILYGQPNEGVVFVNVSEGKDKATKLMTYFIKIV, via the coding sequence TTGTTTAAATTAAATGAAGATTTAATTGGTGAATTCAAAAAGCCATTAGGTGAATTGTATGCTGATTTTGAAGATGCAATTCCTATGATTAAAGAAGCTGATTTCTTAATCTCTGTTGGTGATCAGACAACTAAAAATCTTCTTGATAACGATTTGGTTCCTGATTTGGGAATCATAGACAATCGTATTCAACGTAAAGATCATGATTATGATATCATTCGTACAGAAAACATTCTGAATGCAGACAATCCTGCAGGTACAATTACTGAAAATCTATGGGAAACCATAGAGCAAGCTATTTCCTTGACTTTAGAAGATAGTGAAAATCGTATCATTGTAGTTAAGGGGGAAGAGGATCTTGCAGTTCTTCCATGCCTATTGATTGCGCCTGAAGATGCTGTCATATTATATGGCCAGCCTAATGAGGGAGTGGTCTTTGTGAATGTTTCTGAAGGAAAGGACAAAGCTACTAAACTTATGACTTATTTCATAAAAATAGTTTAA
- a CDS encoding DNA-directed RNA polymerase produces MTTIEGTVRIPPYRFDEPLEDVAIETLNEEYIGQLDKNLGLMIGAFSIEEIGEGVLIMGDGAAYHNVVFNAVFFKPEQQEIVEGEVTDITEFGAFVRIGPMEGLVHVSQVTDDYINYDPKNASLLGNESKKVLTEGDRIRARIVTLSLKGKSIKESKIGLTMRQPNLGKFEWIRAEKNKAAEKAMAKVEE; encoded by the coding sequence ATGACAACTATTGAGGGAACTGTAAGAATTCCACCTTACAGATTTGACGAACCTCTTGAAGATGTAGCTATTGAAACTTTAAATGAAGAGTACATCGGTCAGCTTGACAAGAACTTAGGTTTGATGATCGGTGCTTTCAGCATTGAGGAAATCGGTGAAGGAGTGCTCATTATGGGAGATGGCGCTGCTTATCACAATGTCGTATTCAATGCGGTTTTCTTCAAGCCTGAACAGCAGGAAATTGTTGAAGGTGAAGTGACTGACATTACCGAATTCGGTGCATTTGTAAGAATCGGACCTATGGAAGGTCTTGTCCATGTGTCCCAAGTGACTGATGACTACATTAATTACGATCCTAAGAATGCATCCCTTTTAGGAAACGAATCCAAAAAGGTCTTGACTGAAGGAGACAGGATCAGAGCAAGAATAGTTACCTTAAGTCTTAAGGGCAAATCCATTAAGGAATCCAAAATCGGCCTTACAATGAGACAGCCTAACTTAGGTAAATTCGAATGGATCCGTGCGGAAAAGAACAAGGCAGCAGAAAAAGCCATGGCTAAGGTGGAAGAATAA
- a CDS encoding PIN domain-containing protein, with translation MESGDKREVFIDTNFFMIPFQFNVDILEEFKRILPNYKLVTTDFVINELKGLKNNSKGKVRMAAGLGLRIAQSDDIEIRNIPLEDGESVDDALIRVSNVLATNDANLRKKAKKEGIPVVILRQRKYLAVEGYLA, from the coding sequence ATGGAATCTGGAGATAAAAGAGAGGTATTCATTGATACTAACTTTTTCATGATTCCTTTTCAATTCAATGTGGATATTCTTGAGGAATTCAAAAGGATTCTGCCTAATTATAAGTTGGTAACAACTGATTTTGTCATCAATGAGCTAAAAGGGCTTAAGAATAACAGCAAAGGCAAGGTCAGGATGGCTGCAGGATTAGGCTTGAGAATCGCACAGTCCGATGATATTGAAATTAGGAACATTCCTTTAGAAGATGGTGAATCAGTGGATGACGCATTGATTAGAGTGTCCAATGTATTGGCGACAAATGATGCCAACTTAAGAAAGAAGGCCAAAAAGGAAGGAATCCCAGTGGTCATCCTAAGGCAAAGGAAATATCTGGCGGTTGAAGGTTATCTGGCTTAA
- a CDS encoding 30S ribosomal protein S24e: MEIEIFEKKENVLFDRTEVKFYVSYEGEPTPALLDVKSKLVALLDTKKECIVVDNIQPKYGEPKAEGYAKVYGRESSLLDVEKASVIEKNKEPEPPAEEEDEAEE; the protein is encoded by the coding sequence ATGGAAATTGAAATTTTTGAAAAGAAAGAAAACGTTTTATTCGATAGAACTGAAGTTAAATTTTATGTTTCATACGAAGGAGAACCAACTCCTGCACTTTTAGATGTCAAAAGCAAATTAGTCGCTTTACTTGACACCAAAAAGGAATGCATTGTTGTAGACAACATCCAACCAAAATACGGTGAACCTAAAGCTGAAGGTTATGCTAAGGTATATGGCAGAGAATCATCTTTATTAGATGTGGAAAAAGCAAGTGTCATTGAAAAGAACAAAGAACCAGAACCTCCTGCTGAAGAAGAAGATGAAGCGGAAGAATAG
- a CDS encoding 30S ribosomal protein S27ae, with the protein MPDKKDLYTVEGDKIVRKNPFCPRCGEGVFMADHGDRFACGKCGYTEMKAKE; encoded by the coding sequence ATGCCTGATAAAAAAGATTTATATACTGTAGAAGGAGACAAGATCGTAAGGAAAAATCCTTTCTGCCCTCGTTGCGGTGAAGGTGTATTCATGGCTGACCACGGTGACAGATTCGCTTGTGGTAAATGCGGATACACTGAAATGAAAGCTAAAGAATAG
- the spt4 gene encoding transcription elongation factor subunit Spt4 produces MKACTHCSLLTEKEQCPECKNPTSSNWSGLLIVTNPEESDVARELGITKAGEYALRVR; encoded by the coding sequence TTGAAAGCTTGTACACACTGCAGTTTGCTCACTGAAAAGGAACAATGCCCTGAATGCAAAAACCCTACTTCCTCCAATTGGAGCGGGCTTTTGATTGTGACCAATCCTGAAGAGTCTGATGTGGCTCGTGAATTGGGAATCACCAAAGCTGGCGAGTACGCATTAAGAGTAAGATAG
- the argH gene encoding argininosuccinate lyase produces the protein MKIRTGRLEKEMTDEAAVYTSSLEFDRFIFDADIQCNYAHTSMLKAQGIIDGEIADKILDALDKLEGEGFDALEFDHSVEDVHMAVENYVTKLVGPEAGFMHTAKSRNDQVATDIRLLLRDRITEIQIAILEFIEGILELAREHKETVMIGYTHLQHAQPVTLAHHLMAHAQALKRDYQRLDDTYKRVNLNPLGSAAMATTSFPIDRELTTQLLGFDDYLENSMDGVSSRDHIAETVFDLSALCTTLSKICEELVLWSTYEFGIVSMADEYSSTSSIMPQKKNPDVAEVARSKCAIVNGELITILTILKAIPYTYNRDLQEITPHLWNACDVAYDTLKIVNHMLLTVTFNTERCLELAGANFATATDLADIMVRERKIPFRTAHKIVGRIVNEAVAEGLNPSEIDGAYVDNVAEELGFEKLDLDDELIHNALNPIENVKIRNVPGGPSPEMVQLAIDNMNIFLDNEFEKQGI, from the coding sequence TTGAAAATTAGAACTGGAAGACTTGAAAAGGAAATGACCGATGAAGCTGCAGTATACACCTCTTCATTGGAATTCGACAGATTTATCTTTGATGCAGACATTCAATGCAATTACGCTCATACCTCAATGCTTAAGGCTCAAGGGATCATTGATGGGGAAATAGCAGATAAGATTCTTGATGCATTGGACAAGCTTGAGGGTGAAGGCTTTGACGCACTTGAATTCGACCATTCAGTTGAAGACGTCCATATGGCTGTAGAAAACTATGTGACCAAGCTTGTTGGTCCTGAAGCGGGATTCATGCACACTGCAAAGAGCAGAAACGATCAGGTGGCTACTGACATTAGATTGCTGCTCAGAGACAGAATCACAGAAATCCAAATAGCAATCCTTGAATTCATTGAAGGAATCCTTGAACTTGCAAGGGAACATAAGGAAACTGTCATGATCGGTTACACTCACTTGCAGCATGCCCAACCTGTAACATTGGCCCATCACCTGATGGCACATGCACAAGCCTTGAAAAGGGATTACCAAAGATTGGACGATACCTATAAGAGAGTCAATCTAAACCCGTTAGGTTCAGCTGCAATGGCAACTACAAGTTTTCCAATTGACAGGGAGCTCACAACTCAACTTTTAGGATTTGACGATTATCTTGAAAACTCCATGGATGGTGTATCTTCAAGAGACCACATTGCAGAGACTGTATTTGACCTCAGTGCGCTTTGCACAACCTTGTCAAAGATATGTGAGGAACTGGTTCTCTGGAGCACTTATGAGTTCGGAATAGTCTCAATGGCTGACGAATACTCATCAACCTCATCTATCATGCCTCAAAAGAAGAATCCAGATGTTGCAGAGGTTGCAAGGTCCAAATGTGCAATTGTGAATGGTGAACTTATTACTATCCTAACAATATTGAAAGCCATTCCATACACCTACAACAGAGACTTACAGGAGATCACCCCTCACTTATGGAATGCTTGTGATGTGGCCTATGATACCTTAAAAATAGTAAATCATATGCTCCTAACAGTAACCTTCAACACTGAAAGATGTCTGGAGCTTGCAGGTGCTAACTTCGCTACAGCTACCGATTTGGCTGACATCATGGTAAGGGAAAGAAAGATACCATTCAGGACAGCCCATAAGATTGTAGGCAGAATAGTGAATGAAGCTGTTGCAGAAGGACTAAATCCAAGTGAAATAGATGGTGCATATGTGGACAATGTGGCAGAAGAGCTTGGATTTGAAAAATTAGATCTTGATGATGAATTGATTCACAATGCATTGAATCCGATTGAAAACGTTAAGATCAGAAACGTTCCTGGAGGACCTTCACCTGAGATGGTTCAATTGGCAATTGACAATATGAACATATTTTTAGACAATGAATTTGAAAAACAGGGAATCTGA
- a CDS encoding acyltransferase — protein MPSFLNLRGNGNDSKDPRLIREGIKLGVNYKRFSKEPVLGKNILLRSNTVIYNDVIIGDDFKTGHNVVVRDHTKIGNDVLIGTNTVIEGGCEIGNNVSIQSNVYIPRNSIIEDNVFIGPCACFTNDRYPVRVEYDLKGPQLRKGCSVGGNTTFLSNIEVGEGAIVAAGAVVTRSVPPYYLAIGTPAKIKPLPTSLRVPNMI, from the coding sequence ATGCCTAGTTTTTTAAATTTACGTGGAAACGGTAATGACTCTAAAGACCCTAGATTAATCAGGGAAGGAATCAAATTAGGAGTTAATTATAAAAGATTTAGTAAGGAGCCTGTATTAGGCAAAAACATCTTGCTAAGATCAAATACTGTCATTTACAATGATGTGATCATTGGGGACGACTTTAAAACTGGACATAATGTTGTTGTAAGAGATCATACTAAAATCGGAAATGATGTATTGATAGGCACTAACACTGTCATTGAAGGTGGATGTGAGATTGGAAACAATGTAAGCATCCAATCCAATGTGTACATTCCAAGAAACAGTATAATAGAGGATAATGTCTTCATTGGCCCTTGTGCCTGCTTTACCAATGACAGATATCCTGTCAGAGTTGAATATGACTTGAAAGGTCCGCAGCTTAGAAAAGGATGTTCCGTTGGTGGAAATACAACATTCCTTTCAAACATTGAAGTTGGTGAAGGAGCTATTGTAGCTGCAGGAGCTGTTGTAACTCGTAGCGTTCCTCCTTATTACTTGGCTATCGGTACTCCGGCTAAGATCAAGCCATTGCCTACTTCACTTAGAGTTCCAAACATGATTTAA